In the Sorghum bicolor cultivar BTx623 chromosome 4, Sorghum_bicolor_NCBIv3, whole genome shotgun sequence genome, TAGTAGGTAGCTATTAGCCTATTACTGCAAGTTTTTTTCTTGGTCGATACCTGAATAATCATGGTAGCATGGGATATTAAACTGGATTACCTATGGTAGATCCAAAtgaaactttttttttgttgcaaaATTGACACAGCAAGTTATGCAGTCTACCTTTCAGAGGAGATCCTAATTTAGGATTCCCATGCGTCTTATTTGCTTGTCTGTTTCCTAGTCTAACTCTGTTCTCTGTCGATTGCTTGTATTTCCATTCTTGTTATTGGAAATGGGGGACAGCCTCGATTCGGCAAAAAGAAAGAGGAGATTCAGTCTGCATCTTGAGTGTCTAGGGTATTCTAACATCTTAGTTTACATGTTTTGTCAGTCATGGCATATGGCATTTCGGTACATTTGACTTGGGATCTTCCTCATCCTTCAGTTATATTATTTCATAACTTTACTTGGATTGCTCATCTTCCATGTCCATTTTATGTCACAATTCAGTGAGCATTTTTTTATAGAAAAACCGAGAGGTTGAAATAGTCAGGTTTGCCGTTAGTGTTacaaaatattgtttaatttcaGTCTATGAGTGCAGATTTGGtgcgggggtgggggggggggggtggggggcGCTTGTTAGCTAAAATCATCACAGAAAAATGTAGTACACATGAAGTTAAGTATAGCGCAACAATTCAGTTTGAAATTCAGCCTAGATGCCAAGAAACAAAAGACAAGCAGTCAACCTGGCACTGTTCATCATGTGTTGATAGTGACACTTCTGGTTTTTTAATCTCAGCATCAAAGATGAATTTCAAACTGAATTGTTGTGGCTAAACTTAACTTTAGGTATACTACATACATGATTTTTGAAACATGGTATTTTAGAACGACGGCACCATATGATTTTCCTTCATCAGTCTGTAATGATTCAGATACAGTTTGTTGCATGCCTAAGCATGCCAGTTCAGCAGATCGATACCAGTATGCTAGCATGAGACTTTCTGGTAGGGAATTGCCATTTTGCGACTAGAATCATTCATGTTTATTTGTGTCTGTgatattccttttttttttgtggagAACTGTGATGTCCCTTCTTGCGCGGATATATTCTATTTGAGATTCCATGGTTCAATAATAAACACTATTTGCTCTTGAATGGTTTTAAAAAAAAGGTCTAAAAAAGATCATCCTATGCATGCAGTTTGTGTTACAGGAACTAATAGGACACTACTTTTCTGCAGGTCGAGTCTGAGTTCTTGCCACTTTACAGCACCTATGGCATTGGTTTGACTACATGGAGTCCTCTAGCTTCAGGAGTACTAACCGGCAAATATGGCAAAGGGAACGTACCAGCTGATAGCAGGTTTGCCCTAGACAATTACAAGGTATTTGGGGGAACCCTTTTATATTATGCCAGTACTCATTCTCTTAActactactccctctgtcctaatATTTAAGGCGTAATTATATCTGGTTCAAAGATCAAGGAACATATTTAATTCTCCTCTCTTCCTCGTCCAGCTGTGCGCATTAACGAGTAGTACACAACATGCAGTAGAgtgttgagagagagagagagagagagagagagagagagagatactcATGCATGCGTGAGAGGAGGGAGGCAAGAAGGCCAATTGGAGAACTTTGAATGCCGCATGGATGGACGCCCGTCCAGAGGAGAGAGGTGAAGAGCACACCTTGTATTATAGGACTTGAATAAAAAGTGGTTACACATTCGGACAGAGGGAGTTTAGAATACCAACACCTTTTAGGACGCAATCCCCCAAATGAACCAAAGTGCCAAGAGAAACCATACCAGAATCATTGTATCACATTCTGTTCTACAATTCCACTTAGACATTTGCTTTTGTGGAGATCACGACTTAAGTAGTAAAATTACCAATTTTCGTTAAGCAACACCAGTGTTCAACTGCATTGCTACTGTATCATAATAATTAGACATTAGCTCATGATCAGAAGATCGCAGGTGGCACACTGCATAATCAATGTATAACCTAGCATAACTTTGCAGGAATTAACTTTACTTTGTAGCAGCTACTGGTTTCAGCTCTGTTTTATCTGTTTGTTATGTATAACCTAACATATCTTTATTTTGTTGTTATTTGTTCCAAGTATTTTATAGCTAATCCATTCCTTGCCTTGGGTTTCCACTTTCCAGAACCTGGCAAATAGGTCCCTGGTTGACGACACGCTTCGAAAAGTGAATGGGCTAAAACCTATCGCTGATGAACTTGGTGTTACATTAGCCCAACTCTCAATTGCTTGGTGTGCATCGAACCCCAACGTCTCATCTGTGATCACTGGAGCCACCAAAGAAAGCCAGGTACATTTTCCAAACTCATGTTCTTCAGAGGATCTCTACTGCTCTAAGTGCATGTCTACATGGTAAGGAATACTCTGACCCATTTGGCAAACCGCATGAACAGATCGTGGAGAACATGAAGGCTCTAGATGTCATTCCACTGCTGACGCCGGAGGTTCTCGACAGGATTGAGGCGGTGGTCCAAAGCAAGCCCAAACGTGCCGACTCATACAGGTGAATGTGGTACAGCCTACGGCGTGCAGATTGAGTGACAGGGAGGGATTCGGCTTCATCCAGATGGAGTTTAGGCCTCCCCAGTGACTTGATTTCACGAAACTATATCCATGATTTGTGTATTCTGGGCGTCCCACTCTGTGTTGCTGTGTCCCAAACATTTTCCTTGTGAACCCACCTAGTGGTCACAATACTAGTCTGTCTGTCCTGTGTGTATTCTGCTTTCCGATTCAGATTTTGGACCAATCCTGCATTGTTGCTTGCGATCAGAAAGATTTGTCGAGAAACCTGGATGACCATGATACTTGCTGGTTGTGCTGCAAGATTTCTGGAGTGTGATCCTCTGATGTATCAGCAGCTCATGCTGTTGGCTATTGCTTGCAGGAATTTTCATGTCCAGACTCTTTCTGAAGAAGGAAGCCATTGCAGTGCTGACCACGCGATCTGCGTGCTCCATGGCCCATGGCAGGAGCAACGTCGCTTTTGGGGTGCTGTTCAAATGTGCCGTAGGATTTGTCCATTCACAAGGTTAGGTTCAGAGGCACTCTCAGGCACAGCCACGGACAACAGCAAAGTGAGCCATCAGCATTCAGCAGCACTGCACTAGTCTCAAACGTCCACATTTTGTCCCCCCCAAACACTCGGGTGGTTGGCGTTGCATTGCAGACCGCAGCAATTAGCACAGACACTGTGCGGCAACTGGGAATTCAGATATGAACACAAATATGAAACAGCAGAACAGATACTTTGGGCGACAATGCCTCACAGGTAAAAACAGTGTGGACAGAAGAGATGGGGGCTATGCTCCTAGTCATAGCCCATGAGAAAAAGCTCAACGAGTGCACCaaagggaagaagaagaagaagaagaagaagaaggaaaaaaaacttCTACTATTTCCACTAGACACAAGTAATCTCACAACTATGCCAAAGATATGGGCTGCTGTTACGTGGTATCAAACACAGTTCAAGCTTCACCAGCGGTATAGCTCTCTAGCACCAAATTAACGCCCATCGGTGGTTTTCATATCCTGCCTCTTGTGCAAGCTGCTGTAGGTTTGTGAGGCCCTTGGAATCGCGGACCTGCAGCAGGGTTTTTATTTTTGGAAAGTTTGGCATCAAACATGGTAGAACCAAAATTTACAATGTTGGCTAGTAATAACAGTGATATAAATCCAGCTACTCAGTGGATAACCAGCATGTATTGAACTTATGGATTCAATTAGTCTAGGTTGAAGAAGAATGAGAAAGGAAACTAACCGAGACCGTTGGCATCTGAGGTCCTCATgatcttgagcctcttcactgaacCTACAAACATCCTGCAGAGTAAAACAATAAGCATCTGAAATAGCGATCTACAATAAGATTTCCTGTTCAACTTCTGATTGCTAACATAGTGTAGGGGACTTACTCCCAGGGTACATCTCCAACTAGCATCCAGTCCCCATCCCTGTCCTCATAGGTGAGCTGATACTCCGATGAGTTGTCCAATAGCTTTAGAGACTTAGAACTACCTGATAATTTTCATGCAGATCAGGTTCAGAAATGAGAGCAGAAAAGACATCCTCAACATATGGAACTATATCTAGAACAGTCTCACGTCCTAAGTATATATCCAAGTATGCAACCTCGGTGCCATAACTATGGCACCACAGACCCTGATACAGTAGAGCATCGGATTGACCTGTCAAGTGGATAGTACTCAGTGTTTCCGATTTATTTCAGTGTTACCATTTGCAGCAATTGTACACTTGATGCCATGATGGTTATCGGGGGAAAAAGGAAAAGATACAGAAAAGCTCCACACCATATAGGTTGACATGATCAGAATATGCACTAGGTTCTACTAGACACATAGTGAAAGTAAAAGATCAGACTGTGACTTACTAGAAGTGCAAAGACTGATGGACGGCTTCATGAACATGAGCTCAAGTGCTGAGGCAAGGGTCTTGTAAGATCGATGGGCGTTGAGATCCACCTTCCTTCCAATGATATCTCCTTCCATGTTCACCTTCACCCAACCGACGACCCGTCCTTTCTTGCTCTCCTCCTTGTCTTCCTGCATGTCAGATTCAACGGTGGGCTTCTTGGTGCCAGCCTCAGAGGCATTTTCTTTGGCCTGGTTAAATAGGCTGTTCATCCTGAAAGTTCTTATGGGTGGCCATCCCACTACTCCATAGCTGCTACCAAAGCGGAAAATGCAGTCAAGATTAGTTGAAATCGATTTGGGTAGCTCTGCAAGCAAGGGAATGACATTCTTTCGGAACCAAGAAGACATGATACTAAGGATACTTTTCTTGTCAAAATTTTGGTGGTTGCAGATCTGAAGGGCAATGGAAGTGTGCAACAAACTAAAAGTCTGCTTTTTATTGTCTCTGAGTTTGCAGGACGCTCAtcgtaaaacaaaaaaaaagatttaatAACGGAAGCCGTGCAAATTAGGCAGCTTCGCAGGAAACTGTCTGTGCATGAACAAGAAGGAAGGTTTCTTTTTCGGAACAAATTAGGTGCAAATGCACGGGATGCATCATTCTACGATCCTAACAACAAGCAGAAGAGGAGGCACTTATACTGATAGAGTTCTGAACTTTTTCCCCTGATATTACGCATGCTTGGAGCTGTTGTTCTGCATAGGCAAGGAAGGAGCGTGCAGTGCAAAGGGAGTTGCTCTTGCTGCTCACCTCTGTGGATGGCCAGGAACGGCCGTCCCCGGCGAGGTGGTGGCGTTGGGGGCAGCATCCGCCTTGGCCCTCTTGCTGGGCGCTGCGGCACCTGCACCTGCCGCGGGAGAGGAAGAGGACACGGAGGAATCCGGCGACAGGGACCCCGGCTGAAGGTCCCGGGCCGTGAGGATCCGGCACGGCGCCGGCGACGGCTGCTGCTTCTTGGAACCGAGACAGAGCCCCAGCTccaggtcgtcgtcgtcctgccccaccaccaccacctcctcgtccCCCTCGCCACCGGAGttctcctccacctcctccgcggCGGCTGGAGGCGGGTCGCCGGAGATGAACGCCGCCGTGggccccgctcctcctcctctcatcACGGCGCTGCGCTAGTGGTGGTGGTTTCCTGGTCCTGGCTCTGCGACTGTGCTGTGCGTGGGCGTGCGTTTTGGGAGAGACACCTCGAGAGAGAGGAAAGGAGCTGTTGCTATTATCTGTGAGCTGAGAGAGAGGAGTTCTGGGTATGCGTGCAGGCCAGTGTAGGAAGCTTTCGCCTCCTGCGATCCTGACTTGTGGGACCTGCAATGCCGGGATAGCCCCTAATTGCTAGGGGCACAGGCCACTTGTCCACTGTAACTGTAAAGGCACTATTTTAATAACATTTTACAGGATATTGATGTAGGTATGTGGGACGACAAAAATGTTTTTTTCACAATCTTTAGATTGTCTCCAACAGTCTGCACCTAAATTGAAGAGGCATTTGTCTGTTTGGGCCTCCCACGCACAAAGGTCATAGACCCAAAAACTTCCTCTCTCCAACAGCCGCACGCAAAACGTCGCCCAGCCAAGCGTCGCCCGCCTCGCCGCGTCAGGCCGCTCCTCGCCGGCCGCGCGTCGTAGATCCGGAAAGCCCCGAGCTCGATCTGGTGAGCTCCGAGCTCGATTCGACCGTGCTGTCCTCGAGGCCGCCCTctcttcgtcgtcgtcgttgtcatTCGTGGGCCGCGGGTTCGCCTCGGTGAGCCGGTTGTGCCCCGCCGTGGCCTCCTATGCCCTGCTACAGCCTCCCTCGTCGGCTTTGACTCTAGCTCCGGCTCGAGCCATTGTGGATCCACGGTGAGCCTCACTGTCTTCTTCTTCCCCGTCCAGTCGCCCCAACGATCTCTGCCTCCAATGATTTGCGTCCAGGAGAGAGAAGGATGCAAAATTGGGTCTCCTCTCATGGTGGACGCAAAATGGGTCATCCGTTTGCCTCTTCTGTTGGAGGGCTCTTTTTACCTGTGAATCACTCATTTTGGGTATGGGTTGCATGATGCATAGCCTGTTGGAGACAGCCTTAGGTCTCATTTGGCGAGGCTCCTTCAAGCCTCTGTTTCGAGCTACAGCTGGGCGAGGCTCCTTTAAGCCCTAGTTCTGAGCTATAGCTTCGCGAGGCTCCTTCAAGCCCTGGTTCTGAGCTAATCTCTACGTGATTTTGCTATAATGGAGAAAAATAGTTCTTTGTGAATAGCATTGCTTCAGTGCTAGTGTAAGGGAATCCAAAACTGCAAGATGTTATACCACACAGACCAAATGGGTGCCCATCACAATTAGTTGGGCGTGTTTTGGGTCTACCCCTATTAGTTGTGATATCATGGTCTTAGAGATAAAATGCCATATGGATATGGCTCCAACATCTAGTTGACTGCTAAGCTTGAAATTCAAAACCGTAGAATCTCGGTTTTTTTTTCTTACGCAAGCATCTTATCTGAaggagaataatgaattaataATACTACACTATGGAATAAACAGTGGCATGGTTTTTGGTCTTGTGCAAAACTTAGCAACATGTGTGGAAAGCATCATGTGTGGTTGAGGCACAAAAGGGTGTTTGGGCTTGAAGAGAAAGTGTAACATTCAACAATCATCTAAGTAGTGAGTTCTCATCATTAATATTGGTGGTGAAGATTGTTGCACAA is a window encoding:
- the LOC8056449 gene encoding auxin-responsive protein IAA10 isoform X2 — translated: MRGGGAGPTAAFISGDPPPAAAEEVEENSGGEGDEEVVVVGQDDDDLELGLCLGSKKQQPSPAPCRILTARDLQPGSLSPDSSVSSSSPAAGAGAAAPSKRAKADAAPNATTSPGTAVPGHPQSYGVVGWPPIRTFRMNSLFNQAKENASEAGTKKPTVESDMQEDKEESKKGRVVGWVKVNMEGDIIGRKVDLNAHRSYKTLASALELMFMKPSISLCTSSSSKSLKLLDNSSEYQLTYEDRDGDWMLVGDVPWEMFVGSVKRLKIMRTSDANGLGPRFQGPHKPTAACTRGRI
- the LOC8056449 gene encoding auxin-responsive protein IAA10 isoform X1, translating into MRGGGAGPTAAFISGDPPPAAAEEVEENSGGEGDEEVVVVGQDDDDLELGLCLGSKKQQPSPAPCRILTARDLQPGSLSPDSSVSSSSPAAGAGAAAPSKRAKADAAPNATTSPGTAVPGHPQSSYGVVGWPPIRTFRMNSLFNQAKENASEAGTKKPTVESDMQEDKEESKKGRVVGWVKVNMEGDIIGRKVDLNAHRSYKTLASALELMFMKPSISLCTSSSSKSLKLLDNSSEYQLTYEDRDGDWMLVGDVPWEMFVGSVKRLKIMRTSDANGLGPRFQGPHKPTAACTRGRI
- the LOC8056449 gene encoding auxin-responsive protein IAA10 isoform X3, whose protein sequence is MRGGGAGPTAAFISGDPPPAAAEEVEENSGGEGDEEVVVVGQDDDDLELGLCLGSKKQQPSPAPCRILTARDLQPGSLSPDSSVSSSSPAAGAGAAAPSKRAKADAAPNATTSPGTAVPGHPQSSYGVVGWPPIRTFRMNSLFNQAKENASEAGTKKPTVESDMQEDKEESKKGRVVGWVKVNMEGDIIGRKVDLNAHRSYKTLASALELMFMKPSISLCTSSSSKSLKLLDNSSEYQLTYEDRDGDWMLVGDVPWE